Proteins from a single region of Rhea pennata isolate bPtePen1 chromosome 4, bPtePen1.pri, whole genome shotgun sequence:
- the IGFBP7 gene encoding insulin-like growth factor-binding protein 7, with protein MAPCALLLLLLAAAAPALLAGEAGGCGPCVAARCPALPARGCPLGRVRDACGCCWQCGRGEGEACGGEGRCAAGLECVKSRKRRKAKGSPGPAAAAAPLGVCVCKSRYPVCGSDGLTYGSGCQLRAASLRAQSRGEPAISQRSKGACEQGPSIVTPPKDIWNMTGAQIYLSCEVIGIPTPVLIWNKIIRGQYGVQRMELLPGDRENLAIQTRGGPEKHEVTGWVLISPLSKEDAGEYECHASNAKGEATASAKIHVVETLHEDDGAEL; from the exons ATGGCGCCCtgcgcgctgctgctgctgctgctggcggcggccgcgccggcgctgcTGGCGGGCGAGGCAGGCGGCTGCGGGCCGTGCGTGGCGGCGCggtgcccggcgctgccggcgcggggctgcccgctGGGCCGGGTGCGCGACgcctgcggctgctgctggcagtgcGGGCGCGGCGAGGGCGAGGCGTGCGGCGGCGAGGGGCGCTGCGCCGCCGGCCTGGAGTGCGTCAAGAGCCGTAAGCGCCGCAAGGCCAAGGGcagcccgggccccgccgccgccgccgccccgctggGCGTGTGCGTGTGCAAAAGCCGCTACCCGGTGTGCGGCAGCGACGGGCTCACCTACGGCAGCGGCTGCCAGCTGCGCGCTGCCAGCCTGCGCGCCCAGAGCCGCGGCGAGCCCGCCATCAGCCAGCGCAGCAAGGGAGCCTGCGAGCAAG GACCTTCCATCGTGACTCCTCCTAAGGACATCTGGAACATGACGGGCGCACAGATCTACCTGAGCTGTGAAGTGATAGGCATCCCAACCCCTGTCCTCATCTGGAACAAG ATAATTCGGGGACAGTATGGTGTCCAAAGGATGGAGCTTCTGCCTGGGGACCGAGAGAACTTGGCTATCCAGACCCGAGGAGGGCCTGAGAAACATGAAGTGACTGGCTGGGTACTG ATATCTCCTCTGAGCAAAGAGGATGCCGGAGAATACGAGTGTCACGCATCAAATGCCAAAGGAGAAGCAACAGCTTCTGCAAAAATCCATGTTGTGGAAACTCTACATGAAG atGATGGTGCAGAGCTGTGA